From Mustela erminea isolate mMusErm1 chromosome 1, mMusErm1.Pri, whole genome shotgun sequence, a single genomic window includes:
- the CAMSAP3 gene encoding calmodulin-regulated spectrin-associated protein 3 isoform X1, producing the protein MVEAAPPGPGPLRRTFLVPEIKSLDQYDFSRAKAAASLAWVLRAAFGGAEHVPSELWEPFYTDQYAQEHVKPPVTRLLLSAELYCRAWRQALPQLETPPSPSALLALLARRGTVPALPERPVQEADLRHQPILMGAHLAVIDALMVAFAFEWTKTLPGPLALASLEHKLLFWVDTTIRRLQEKTEQEAAQRASPAAPADGVAPAQPSCPTRWYWKLVPHAIAFCLKESGSKPPMIRYRKDRAVARRAPCFPNVTTLQDLASGAALAATIHCYCPQLLRLEEVCLKDPMSVADSLYNLQLVQDFCASRLPRGCPLSLEDLLYVPPPLKVNLVVLLAEMFMCFEVLKPDFVQAKDLPDGHAASPRATEASPAQNSSGCSSPVFNFRHPLLSPGGPQSPLRGSTGSLKSSPSMSHMEALGKAWNRQLSRPLSQAVSFSTPFGLDSDVDVVMGDPVLLRSVSSDSLGPPRPVPARTPVQPTPEPGDLPTIEEALQIIHSAEPRLLPDGAADGSFYLHSPEGSSKLPLASSYPLEGASKPLPDGPTKAPTYVPHPEGPLKPSPCPAGEVSKSLALSEGSPKAAASSPAASNSEVKMTSFAERKKQLVKAEAEAGSPAATPTAPEALSSEMSELGARLEEKRRAIEAQKRRIEAIFAKHRQRLGKSAFLQVQPREAGGEAEAEPGPVPGGERPAGEGQGDPSPRPKAVTFSPELGPVPPEGLGDYNRAVSKLSAALSSLQRDMQRLTDQQQRLLAPPEAPGPAPPPAAWVIPGPTAGPKAASPSPARRAPAARRSPGPGPSPTPRSPKHARPAELRLAPLTRVLTPPHDVDSLPHLRKFSPSQVPVQTRSSILLAEGSPPEEPVARPGLIEIPLRSLAEPAAEDEGDGSPPGAEDSLEEEASSEGEPRAGLGFFYKDEDKPEDEMAQKRASLLERQQRRAEEARRRKQWQEAEKEQRREEAARLAQEEVTQAPPAPVAPAAAPAPAGRAPAEEEVGPRRGDFTRLEYERRAQLKLMDDLDKVLRPRAAGTGGPGRGGRRAPRPRSGCCDDSALARSPARGLLGSRLSKVYSQSTLSLSTVANEAPNNLGVKRPTSRAPSPSGLMSPSRLPGSRERDWDNGSNASSPASVPEYTGPRLYKEPSAKSNKFIIHNALSHCCLAGKVNEPQKNRILEEIEKSKANHFLILFRDSSCQFRALYTLSGETEELTRLAGYGPRTVTPAMVEGIYKYNSDRKRFTQIPAKTMSMSVDAFTIQGHLWQSKKPTTPKKGSSTPK; encoded by the exons ATGGTGGAGGCGGCGCCCCCCGGGCCAGGGCCGCTGCGGAGGACCTTCCTGGTGCCCGAGATCAAGTCGCTGGACCAGTACGATTTCTCGCGGGCCAAGGCGGCGGCCAGCCTGGCGTGGGTGCTGCGGGCCGCGTTCGGGGGCGCAG AGCACGTGCCCTCGGAGCTGTGGGAGCCCTTCTACACGGACCAGTATGCGCAGGAGCACGTGAAGCCCCCGGTGACGCGGCTGCTGCTCTCGGCCGAGCTCTACTGCCGGGCCTGGCGCCAGGCGCTGCCGCAGCTCGAGACGCCCCCCAGCCCCTCGGCGCTGCTGGCCCTGCTGGCGCGGAGGGGCACGGTGCCCGCGCTGCCCGAGCGTCCGGTGCAGGAGGCCGACCTGAGGCACCAGCCCATCCTCATG GGAGCCCACCTGGCTGTCATTGACGCCCTCATGGTTGCCTTTGCCTTCGAGTGGACAAAGACACTGCCCGGTCCTTTGGCCCTGGCCAGCTTGGAGCACAAGCTCCTTTTCTGGGTGGACACG accATCCGGCGGCTGCAGGAGAAGACAGAGCAGGAAGCTGCCCAGAGAGCCTCTCCTGCGGCCCCTGCCGATGGGGTGGCCCCAGCACAGCCCTCG TGCCCCACACGCTGGTACTGGAAGCTGGTTCCT CACGCAATTGCCTTCTGTTTGAAGGAGTCGGGGAGCAAACCCCCCATG ATCCGTTACCGCAAGGACCGAGCTGTGGCCCGACGCGCTCCCTGCTTTCCGAATGTCACCACCCTCCAGGATCTGGCAAGTGGGGCTGCACTGGCTGCCACGATCCACTGCTACTGTCCCCAGCTCTTGCGACTCGAGG AGGTGTGCCTCAAGGACCCCATGTCCGTGGCGGACAGCTTGTACAACCTCCAGCTGGTGCAGGATTTCTGTGCCTCCCGCCTTCCCCGTGGCTGCCCGCTCTCCCTCGAGGACCTGCTTTATGTCCCACCGCCCCTCAAG GTCAACCTGGTGGTGCTGCTCGCCGAGATGTTCATGTGCTTTGAGGTGCTGAAACCTGACTTCGTGCAGGCCAAGGACCTGCCTGATGGTCATG CCGCCTCCCCCCGGGCCACAGAGGCCTCTCCTGCTCAGAACAGCAGTGGCTGCAG CTCTCCCGTCTTCAACTTCCGCCACCCGCTCCTGTCACCCGGCGGCCCCCAGTCCCCACTCCGGGGATCCACAG gctcaCTGAAGTCCTCCCCGTCCATGTCCCACATGGAGGCCCTCGGCAAGGCCTGGAATCGGCAGCTCAG CCGTCCCCTTTCCCAGGCAGTGTCGTTCAGCACCCCCTTTGGCCTGGACAGCGACGTGGATGTCGTCATGGGAGACCCCGTGCTGCTCCGCTCCGTCAGCTCAGACAGCTTGGGCCCCCCACGCCCTGTTCCAGCCCGGACCCCCGTCCAGCCAACCCCGGAGCCTGGCGACCTGCCTACCATCGAGGAGGCCCTCCAGATCATCCACAGTGCCGAGCCCCGGCTGCTCCCCGATGGGGCTGCCGACGGCAGCTTCTACCTCCACTCCCCTGAGGGCTCCTCCAAACTGCCGCTGGCTTCCTCCTACCCACTCGAGGGGGCCTCAAAGCCACTGCCCGATGGGCCCACCAAAGCACCCACCTACGTGCCCCACCCTGAGGGCCCCTTGAAACcatctccctgcccagcaggggagGTGTCGAAATCGCTGGCCCTATCTGAGGGCTCCCCAAAGGCAGCAGCTTCGTCCCCAGCGGCCAGCAACTCTGAGGTCAAGATGACCAGCTTTGCTGAACGCAAGAAGCAGCTGGTCAAGGCTGAGGCCGAGGCAGGGTCCCCGGCGGCCACCCCCACAGCGCCAGAGGCCCTGAGCTCAGAGATGAGTGAGCTGGGGGCCCGGCTGGAGGAGAAACGGCGGGCCATTGAGGCTCAGAAGCGACGGATCGAGGCCATCTTTGCCAAGCACCGCCAGCGGCTGGGCAAGAGCGCCTTCCTGCAGGTGCAGCCAcgggaggctggaggggaggcagaggcggAGCCGGGCCCGGTCCCTGGTGGGGAGCGGCCAGCGGGTGAGGGCCAGGGTGATCCATCCCCACGGCCCAAGGCAGTGACCTTCTCACCGGAACTGGGCCCAGTGCCCCCCGAGGGGCTGGGGGACTATAACCGGGCCGTCAGCAAGCTAAGTGCCGCGCTGAGCTCACTGCAGCGGGACATGCAGAGGCTCACGGACCAGCAGCAGCGGCTCCTGGCCCCACCGGAGGCCCCGgggcccgccccgccgcccgccgcgtGGGTCATCCCCGGCCCCACGGCGGGTCCCAAAGCCgcctctcccagccctgctcgGCGCGCCCCGGCTGCCCGGCGCAGCCCCGGGCCCGGCCCCAGCCCGACACCCCGAAGCCCGAAACACGCACGGCCAGCAGAGCTGCGGCTTGCGCCCCTGACGAGAGTGCTCACGCCTCCCCACGACGTCGACAGCCTCCCGCACCTGCGCAAGTTCTCACCAAGCCAGGTGCCCGTGCAGACGCGCTCCTCCATCCTCCTGGCGGAGGGGTCGCCTCCCGAGGAGCCTGTGGCCCGGCCCGGCCTCATCGAGATCCCGCTGCGCAGCCTGGCGGAGCCCGCGGCCGAGGACGAGGGAGATGGGAGTCCCCCTGGTGCTGAGGATTCCTTAGAGGAAGAGGCGTCTTCAGAGGGGGAGCCCCGGGCCGGTCTGGGGTTCTTCTATAAG GATGAAGACAAGCCCGAGGACGAGATGGCCCAAAAGCGGGCCAGCCTGCTGGAGCGGCAGCAACGGCGGGCGGAGGAGGCGCGGCGGCGGAAGCAGTGGCAGGAGGCGGAGAAGGAACAGCGGAGGGAAGAGGCCGCGCG GCTGGCCCAGGAGGAGGTGACTCAGGCCCCCCCAGCTCCGGTGGCCCCTgcggcagccccagcccctgctgggaGGGCCCCAGCGGAGGAGGAGGTGGGCCCTCGGCGGGGGGACTTCACGCGGCTCGAGTATGAACGCCGGGCCCAGCTGAAGCTGATGGACGACCTTGACAAAGTGCTGCGGCCACGGGCTGCAGGGACCGGGGGGCCAGGCCGGGGTGGGCGGAGGGCCCCCCGGCCGCGCTCCGGTTGCTGTGATGACTCGGCCCTGGCACGAAGCCCTGCCCGAGGCCTGCTGG gctcccggctcagcaaaGTCTACTCTCAGTCCACCCTGTCACTGTCCACCGTGGCCAACGAGGCCCCCAATAACCTTGGCGTGAAGAGGCCCACGTCTCG ggctccatccccatCCGGCCTCATGTCCCCCAGCCGCCTGCCTGGCAGCCGTGAGCGCGACTGGGACAACGGCAGCAACGCCTCGTCCCCCGCGTCGGTGCCCGAGTACACGG GTCCACGGCTGTACAAGGAGCCCAGCGCCAAGTCCAACAAGTTCATCATTCACAATGCCCTGTCTCACTGCTGCCTGGCAGGCAAGGTCAACGAACCGCAGAAGAACCGCATTCTCGAG GAAATTGAGAAGAGCAAGGCCAACCACTTCCTGATCCTCTTCCGCGATTCAAGCTGCCAGTTCCGGGCCCTCTACACGCTGTCCGGGGAGACAGAGGAGCTGACCCGCCTGGCGGGCTACGGCCCCCGCACGGTCACACCCGCCATGGTTGAGGGCATCTACAAGTACAACTCAGACCGCAAGCGCTTTACCCAGATCCCTGCCAAGACCATGTCCATGAGCGTAGACGCCTTCACCATCCAGGGCCACCTCTGGCAGAGCAAGAAGCCCACGACTCCCAAGAAGGGCAGCAGCACCCCCAAGTAG
- the CAMSAP3 gene encoding calmodulin-regulated spectrin-associated protein 3 isoform X4, with product MVEAAPPGPGPLRRTFLVPEIKSLDQYDFSRAKAAASLAWVLRAAFGGAEHVPSELWEPFYTDQYAQEHVKPPVTRLLLSAELYCRAWRQALPQLETPPSPSALLALLARRGTVPALPERPVQEADLRHQPILMGAHLAVIDALMVAFAFEWTKTLPGPLALASLEHKLLFWVDTTIRRLQEKTEQEAAQRASPAAPADGVAPAQPSIRYRKDRAVARRAPCFPNVTTLQDLASGAALAATIHCYCPQLLRLEEVCLKDPMSVADSLYNLQLVQDFCASRLPRGCPLSLEDLLYVPPPLKVNLVVLLAEMFMCFEVLKPDFVQAKDLPDGHAASPRATEASPAQNSSGCSSPVFNFRHPLLSPGGPQSPLRGSTGSLKSSPSMSHMEALGKAWNRQLSRPLSQAVSFSTPFGLDSDVDVVMGDPVLLRSVSSDSLGPPRPVPARTPVQPTPEPGDLPTIEEALQIIHSAEPRLLPDGAADGSFYLHSPEGSSKLPLASSYPLEGASKPLPDGPTKAPTYVPHPEGPLKPSPCPAGEVSKSLALSEGSPKAAASSPAASNSEVKMTSFAERKKQLVKAEAEAGSPAATPTAPEALSSEMSELGARLEEKRRAIEAQKRRIEAIFAKHRQRLGKSAFLQVQPREAGGEAEAEPGPVPGGERPAGEGQGDPSPRPKAVTFSPELGPVPPEGLGDYNRAVSKLSAALSSLQRDMQRLTDQQQRLLAPPEAPGPAPPPAAWVIPGPTAGPKAASPSPARRAPAARRSPGPGPSPTPRSPKHARPAELRLAPLTRVLTPPHDVDSLPHLRKFSPSQVPVQTRSSILLAEGSPPEEPVARPGLIEIPLRSLAEPAAEDEGDGSPPGAEDSLEEEASSEGEPRAGLGFFYKDEDKPEDEMAQKRASLLERQQRRAEEARRRKQWQEAEKEQRREEAARLAQEEVTQAPPAPVAPAAAPAPAGRAPAEEEVGPRRGDFTRLEYERRAQLKLMDDLDKVLRPRAAGTGGPGRGGRRAPRPRSGCCDDSALARSPARGLLGSRLSKVYSQSTLSLSTVANEAPNNLGVKRPTSRAPSPSGLMSPSRLPGSRERDWDNGSNASSPASVPEYTGPRLYKEPSAKSNKFIIHNALSHCCLAGKVNEPQKNRILEEIEKSKANHFLILFRDSSCQFRALYTLSGETEELTRLAGYGPRTVTPAMVEGIYKYNSDRKRFTQIPAKTMSMSVDAFTIQGHLWQSKKPTTPKKGSSTPK from the exons ATGGTGGAGGCGGCGCCCCCCGGGCCAGGGCCGCTGCGGAGGACCTTCCTGGTGCCCGAGATCAAGTCGCTGGACCAGTACGATTTCTCGCGGGCCAAGGCGGCGGCCAGCCTGGCGTGGGTGCTGCGGGCCGCGTTCGGGGGCGCAG AGCACGTGCCCTCGGAGCTGTGGGAGCCCTTCTACACGGACCAGTATGCGCAGGAGCACGTGAAGCCCCCGGTGACGCGGCTGCTGCTCTCGGCCGAGCTCTACTGCCGGGCCTGGCGCCAGGCGCTGCCGCAGCTCGAGACGCCCCCCAGCCCCTCGGCGCTGCTGGCCCTGCTGGCGCGGAGGGGCACGGTGCCCGCGCTGCCCGAGCGTCCGGTGCAGGAGGCCGACCTGAGGCACCAGCCCATCCTCATG GGAGCCCACCTGGCTGTCATTGACGCCCTCATGGTTGCCTTTGCCTTCGAGTGGACAAAGACACTGCCCGGTCCTTTGGCCCTGGCCAGCTTGGAGCACAAGCTCCTTTTCTGGGTGGACACG accATCCGGCGGCTGCAGGAGAAGACAGAGCAGGAAGCTGCCCAGAGAGCCTCTCCTGCGGCCCCTGCCGATGGGGTGGCCCCAGCACAGCCCTCG ATCCGTTACCGCAAGGACCGAGCTGTGGCCCGACGCGCTCCCTGCTTTCCGAATGTCACCACCCTCCAGGATCTGGCAAGTGGGGCTGCACTGGCTGCCACGATCCACTGCTACTGTCCCCAGCTCTTGCGACTCGAGG AGGTGTGCCTCAAGGACCCCATGTCCGTGGCGGACAGCTTGTACAACCTCCAGCTGGTGCAGGATTTCTGTGCCTCCCGCCTTCCCCGTGGCTGCCCGCTCTCCCTCGAGGACCTGCTTTATGTCCCACCGCCCCTCAAG GTCAACCTGGTGGTGCTGCTCGCCGAGATGTTCATGTGCTTTGAGGTGCTGAAACCTGACTTCGTGCAGGCCAAGGACCTGCCTGATGGTCATG CCGCCTCCCCCCGGGCCACAGAGGCCTCTCCTGCTCAGAACAGCAGTGGCTGCAG CTCTCCCGTCTTCAACTTCCGCCACCCGCTCCTGTCACCCGGCGGCCCCCAGTCCCCACTCCGGGGATCCACAG gctcaCTGAAGTCCTCCCCGTCCATGTCCCACATGGAGGCCCTCGGCAAGGCCTGGAATCGGCAGCTCAG CCGTCCCCTTTCCCAGGCAGTGTCGTTCAGCACCCCCTTTGGCCTGGACAGCGACGTGGATGTCGTCATGGGAGACCCCGTGCTGCTCCGCTCCGTCAGCTCAGACAGCTTGGGCCCCCCACGCCCTGTTCCAGCCCGGACCCCCGTCCAGCCAACCCCGGAGCCTGGCGACCTGCCTACCATCGAGGAGGCCCTCCAGATCATCCACAGTGCCGAGCCCCGGCTGCTCCCCGATGGGGCTGCCGACGGCAGCTTCTACCTCCACTCCCCTGAGGGCTCCTCCAAACTGCCGCTGGCTTCCTCCTACCCACTCGAGGGGGCCTCAAAGCCACTGCCCGATGGGCCCACCAAAGCACCCACCTACGTGCCCCACCCTGAGGGCCCCTTGAAACcatctccctgcccagcaggggagGTGTCGAAATCGCTGGCCCTATCTGAGGGCTCCCCAAAGGCAGCAGCTTCGTCCCCAGCGGCCAGCAACTCTGAGGTCAAGATGACCAGCTTTGCTGAACGCAAGAAGCAGCTGGTCAAGGCTGAGGCCGAGGCAGGGTCCCCGGCGGCCACCCCCACAGCGCCAGAGGCCCTGAGCTCAGAGATGAGTGAGCTGGGGGCCCGGCTGGAGGAGAAACGGCGGGCCATTGAGGCTCAGAAGCGACGGATCGAGGCCATCTTTGCCAAGCACCGCCAGCGGCTGGGCAAGAGCGCCTTCCTGCAGGTGCAGCCAcgggaggctggaggggaggcagaggcggAGCCGGGCCCGGTCCCTGGTGGGGAGCGGCCAGCGGGTGAGGGCCAGGGTGATCCATCCCCACGGCCCAAGGCAGTGACCTTCTCACCGGAACTGGGCCCAGTGCCCCCCGAGGGGCTGGGGGACTATAACCGGGCCGTCAGCAAGCTAAGTGCCGCGCTGAGCTCACTGCAGCGGGACATGCAGAGGCTCACGGACCAGCAGCAGCGGCTCCTGGCCCCACCGGAGGCCCCGgggcccgccccgccgcccgccgcgtGGGTCATCCCCGGCCCCACGGCGGGTCCCAAAGCCgcctctcccagccctgctcgGCGCGCCCCGGCTGCCCGGCGCAGCCCCGGGCCCGGCCCCAGCCCGACACCCCGAAGCCCGAAACACGCACGGCCAGCAGAGCTGCGGCTTGCGCCCCTGACGAGAGTGCTCACGCCTCCCCACGACGTCGACAGCCTCCCGCACCTGCGCAAGTTCTCACCAAGCCAGGTGCCCGTGCAGACGCGCTCCTCCATCCTCCTGGCGGAGGGGTCGCCTCCCGAGGAGCCTGTGGCCCGGCCCGGCCTCATCGAGATCCCGCTGCGCAGCCTGGCGGAGCCCGCGGCCGAGGACGAGGGAGATGGGAGTCCCCCTGGTGCTGAGGATTCCTTAGAGGAAGAGGCGTCTTCAGAGGGGGAGCCCCGGGCCGGTCTGGGGTTCTTCTATAAG GATGAAGACAAGCCCGAGGACGAGATGGCCCAAAAGCGGGCCAGCCTGCTGGAGCGGCAGCAACGGCGGGCGGAGGAGGCGCGGCGGCGGAAGCAGTGGCAGGAGGCGGAGAAGGAACAGCGGAGGGAAGAGGCCGCGCG GCTGGCCCAGGAGGAGGTGACTCAGGCCCCCCCAGCTCCGGTGGCCCCTgcggcagccccagcccctgctgggaGGGCCCCAGCGGAGGAGGAGGTGGGCCCTCGGCGGGGGGACTTCACGCGGCTCGAGTATGAACGCCGGGCCCAGCTGAAGCTGATGGACGACCTTGACAAAGTGCTGCGGCCACGGGCTGCAGGGACCGGGGGGCCAGGCCGGGGTGGGCGGAGGGCCCCCCGGCCGCGCTCCGGTTGCTGTGATGACTCGGCCCTGGCACGAAGCCCTGCCCGAGGCCTGCTGG gctcccggctcagcaaaGTCTACTCTCAGTCCACCCTGTCACTGTCCACCGTGGCCAACGAGGCCCCCAATAACCTTGGCGTGAAGAGGCCCACGTCTCG ggctccatccccatCCGGCCTCATGTCCCCCAGCCGCCTGCCTGGCAGCCGTGAGCGCGACTGGGACAACGGCAGCAACGCCTCGTCCCCCGCGTCGGTGCCCGAGTACACGG GTCCACGGCTGTACAAGGAGCCCAGCGCCAAGTCCAACAAGTTCATCATTCACAATGCCCTGTCTCACTGCTGCCTGGCAGGCAAGGTCAACGAACCGCAGAAGAACCGCATTCTCGAG GAAATTGAGAAGAGCAAGGCCAACCACTTCCTGATCCTCTTCCGCGATTCAAGCTGCCAGTTCCGGGCCCTCTACACGCTGTCCGGGGAGACAGAGGAGCTGACCCGCCTGGCGGGCTACGGCCCCCGCACGGTCACACCCGCCATGGTTGAGGGCATCTACAAGTACAACTCAGACCGCAAGCGCTTTACCCAGATCCCTGCCAAGACCATGTCCATGAGCGTAGACGCCTTCACCATCCAGGGCCACCTCTGGCAGAGCAAGAAGCCCACGACTCCCAAGAAGGGCAGCAGCACCCCCAAGTAG